One Paludisphaera rhizosphaerae DNA window includes the following coding sequences:
- a CDS encoding bifunctional YncE family protein/alkaline phosphatase family protein gives MRRMMRLVGWLGLAATAGTSWGQVVTDKPPRAEAVVWPGVKPSGSVLLPNGWSLKPVGRQTALGDFPILLAEHPSKPVLAVLHAGYGEHEAVTIDTATHHVIGRVAVPETYGGLTWSADGSKLFVGGGFDDLVYVFDHADGLLSNRRPLSLHAPAPAAEADPVAPLPRTRRGVDEIRGAVAGLAATKDGSTLWVADAWGHRVVQIDLAAGKAVGEIPLPVDSYPYGLALNETRGRLYVSLWGKAEVAVIATADRKVVASWKTEEHPNELLLTKGGRYLFVANANRNTVSVFEASDEIPLPTIGTAIHPKAPSGSTPNSLAVSPDESLLFVANANTNDVAVVNIADPEHSAPLGFIPAGWYPTSVRVSRDGKSLWIANGKGTSSRANREGPVPGIATPSLREYIAGLLKGTLSTVPMPTPKQMVAYTRTVYECCPLPAEGSAVAAGPKPPAGNPIPAKVGDPSPIKHCIYIVKENRTYDHVFGDMPEGNGDPKLCLFPEEITPNHHALAREFVLLDNFYVDGEVSADGHEWTMGAYATDFVERTWPLSYRGDRRVPYPSEGKMPIAFPSGGYLWDKAKEKGISYRSYGEFVARSGGPGTPMTTKMPALEGHFDPEFPTFDLTITDVSRADRFLTELKGFEEKGEMPALIVLRLPNDHTAGAKPGSPTVQAMVADNDLALGRVIEGLSRSRFWKDTAVFVVEDDAQNGSDHVDAHRTVALAISPYTRNRGVDSTMYSTSSMLRTMELILGLNPMSQFDAAARPMWASFSSTADLTPYQNRPARIDLNQRNAADAPGAEASLELDLDEEDEADDLVFNEIIWKAVRGVDSPMPPPVRAAFVLPRPGGDKDDDD, from the coding sequence ATGCGACGGATGATGCGGTTGGTCGGCTGGCTGGGCCTGGCGGCGACGGCTGGGACTTCCTGGGGACAGGTCGTTACCGATAAGCCGCCGCGGGCCGAGGCGGTCGTCTGGCCAGGCGTGAAGCCCTCGGGCTCGGTGCTGCTGCCGAACGGCTGGTCGCTGAAGCCCGTGGGGCGGCAGACCGCCCTCGGCGATTTCCCGATCCTGCTGGCCGAGCATCCGTCGAAGCCGGTCCTGGCCGTGCTTCACGCGGGATACGGCGAGCACGAGGCGGTAACGATCGACACGGCGACGCACCACGTGATCGGCCGAGTCGCCGTGCCCGAGACCTACGGCGGACTGACGTGGTCGGCCGACGGCTCGAAGCTCTTCGTCGGCGGCGGATTCGACGACCTCGTCTACGTCTTCGACCACGCCGACGGCCTGCTCTCGAACCGCCGTCCGCTGTCGCTCCACGCCCCCGCGCCGGCGGCCGAGGCCGACCCGGTCGCCCCGCTCCCCCGCACGCGCCGAGGCGTCGACGAGATCCGAGGCGCGGTGGCCGGTCTGGCCGCCACGAAGGACGGCTCGACGCTCTGGGTCGCCGACGCCTGGGGCCATCGGGTCGTCCAGATCGACCTGGCGGCGGGTAAAGCCGTCGGCGAAATCCCTCTGCCGGTTGACAGCTACCCCTACGGTCTGGCGCTCAACGAGACTCGCGGCCGGCTCTACGTCAGCCTGTGGGGCAAGGCCGAGGTCGCCGTCATCGCCACGGCCGACCGCAAGGTGGTCGCCTCCTGGAAGACCGAGGAGCACCCCAACGAACTGCTCCTGACCAAGGGCGGTCGATACCTTTTCGTCGCCAACGCCAACCGCAACACGGTCAGCGTCTTCGAGGCCAGCGACGAGATCCCCCTGCCCACGATCGGCACGGCCATCCATCCGAAGGCCCCGTCGGGGAGCACGCCCAACTCGCTGGCCGTCTCGCCGGATGAATCCCTGCTGTTCGTGGCCAACGCCAACACCAACGACGTGGCCGTGGTGAACATCGCCGACCCCGAACACAGCGCCCCGCTGGGGTTCATCCCGGCCGGCTGGTATCCGACCTCCGTCCGGGTCTCGCGGGACGGCAAGAGCCTCTGGATCGCCAACGGCAAGGGGACCTCGTCCAGGGCCAATCGCGAAGGGCCGGTGCCGGGGATCGCGACCCCCTCGCTCCGCGAGTATATCGCCGGCCTGCTCAAGGGGACGCTCTCCACCGTCCCGATGCCCACTCCAAAGCAGATGGTTGCGTACACAAGAACCGTCTACGAATGCTGCCCGCTCCCCGCCGAGGGCTCGGCCGTGGCCGCCGGCCCGAAGCCGCCGGCCGGCAACCCGATCCCGGCGAAGGTCGGCGATCCTTCCCCGATCAAGCACTGCATCTACATCGTCAAGGAGAACCGGACCTACGACCACGTCTTCGGCGACATGCCCGAAGGCAACGGCGACCCCAAGCTCTGTCTCTTCCCCGAAGAGATCACCCCGAACCACCACGCGCTGGCCCGGGAGTTCGTGCTGCTGGACAACTTCTACGTCGATGGCGAGGTCTCCGCCGACGGCCACGAATGGACGATGGGAGCCTACGCCACCGACTTCGTCGAACGCACCTGGCCGCTGAGCTATCGGGGCGACCGGCGCGTCCCATATCCCTCGGAAGGAAAGATGCCGATCGCTTTCCCCTCGGGCGGGTATCTCTGGGACAAGGCCAAGGAGAAAGGGATTTCCTACCGGTCGTACGGCGAGTTCGTCGCCCGGAGCGGCGGTCCAGGAACCCCCATGACGACCAAGATGCCCGCCCTGGAAGGCCACTTCGATCCCGAGTTCCCCACTTTCGATCTGACGATCACCGACGTCTCGCGGGCCGACCGCTTCCTGACCGAGTTGAAAGGCTTCGAGGAGAAAGGGGAGATGCCCGCCCTCATCGTCCTGCGACTCCCCAACGACCACACCGCCGGCGCCAAGCCAGGCAGCCCCACGGTGCAGGCGATGGTCGCCGACAACGACCTGGCGCTCGGCCGTGTGATCGAAGGCCTGAGCCGTTCTCGGTTCTGGAAGGATACGGCCGTCTTCGTCGTCGAGGACGACGCCCAGAACGGCTCGGACCACGTCGACGCCCATCGGACCGTCGCCCTGGCGATCAGCCCCTACACGCGTAACCGCGGGGTGGACTCCACGATGTACTCCACCTCCTCGATGCTCCGGACCATGGAGCTGATCCTGGGCCTCAACCCCATGAGCCAGTTCGACGCCGCCGCCCGCCCGATGTGGGCCTCCTTCTCCTCGACCGCCGATCTCACCCCCTATCAGAACCGCCCGGCGCGGATCGACCTCAACCAACGAAACGCTGCAGACGCCCCAGGTGCGGAGGCGTCCCTTGAGCTGGACCTCGACGAGGAGGACGAGGCCGACGACCTGGTCTTCAACGAGATCATCTGGAAGGCCGTCCGCGGCGTCGACTCCCCCATGCCTCCCCCCGTCCGCGCCGCGTTCGTCCTCCCCAGACCAGGGGGCGACAAGGACGACGACGATTGA
- a CDS encoding DUF2934 domain-containing protein gives MPAKTRTMFHGNLDMSTDAFFLINGTAPNHLLLLSDGTSPGQEPGVLETVNSRPTPHVSIVGRFLTEGEVDGPGPRFVLEKFVTHESIAGRAFEIFTSSGSGSAEADWLRAERELLGL, from the coding sequence ATGCCTGCGAAGACTCGAACGATGTTCCACGGCAACCTGGACATGTCCACAGACGCCTTCTTCCTGATCAACGGGACTGCCCCGAATCATCTGCTCTTGCTGAGCGACGGGACATCGCCGGGCCAGGAGCCCGGGGTTCTGGAGACGGTTAATAGTCGCCCGACTCCACACGTTTCGATCGTCGGTCGCTTCTTGACGGAGGGAGAGGTCGACGGCCCCGGCCCGAGATTCGTCCTCGAGAAGTTCGTCACCCACGAGTCGATCGCCGGACGAGCCTTCGAGATCTTCACCTCGTCCGGGAGCGGCTCGGCGGAGGCCGATTGGCTCCGCGCCGAGCGGGAACTTCTCGGCCTTTGA